The genomic stretch aactttttttttttttgtaaatagCACTCTCAATTACTCCAAATCCACATATTATTGTAAAAACCAATACTAATAACCTTGTtttgtatttgaatttcattgatttaattcgaatttaatttcatcttctATAATTAACTaactttaaattaattgaactaattttttttatttaagaaatttcttcaattcaTGACAATTGAAATGCACCGGTATGcaatttaaacaaaaaaatttattactaataaatttatcCACATGAAAATAACCGGTATAGAAATTTTgtacaaaaataattacatCCACATGAAAATGCCGGTATAGTGCAAAGAAAATGCGCATGacaggaaaaaaaaaaaataattcaagtcaaaaaaacaaaaaaaaagaagaaaaaattttatttggtAGTAAGAtaagaaaatgattttgattctttaaattaaattatgaaTTTTGGTTATTTAATAAGAATCCAATTaagttaaataaaaaaatgaaactATTAAAACAACCATTAACTGCATTAATTGTGTTAACACTAGTTTTTAGTTGGTTGTTTAATTTGAGAGAATGTAAAGAAGTGAATACATccaatttaaatttgaaatcagagacaaataaaataagtTATTTAACAGAGAAAATtgatacaaatatttataatagaAGAATAACTCACAATAGTGAGGATTCTGAAATAAagcaagaaaaaaaagaggaaattgaaattaagaCTTTGGAAAGTgatgatttaataaaaattaatattagtcaaaatattattcatgTTTTAAGAGTAAATTTTGAACTAGGAAATGATAATCTTAAAACACAAATTCACTGGGTACTTTTGTTATTGATATTGAAGGCAGACAAATACAAAGAAAGGCCCAAAGGAATGAAACAACTTGATGATTATAATGAttgtttatattttatcaaaaaacATCATAAGTTACTGTTAAAGAGTAATCTTTCAAGGGaggagaaaataaaatcaacACAGAGAGCTTGTATAGcattttttgataatttattcaagATTAAAAGTAAATGGAGCGATATAAGTTCAAAAGAGTATCTTCAATTATCTAGAAGAATTACCTCTTCTCAGCTTTATATTAGATGGATGGAGCTATACAAAGTTGATCCTCCACGTTCTCAATGGTttattttaagaaaattGGCAATCAATCAGTTTGATGAGATTTTAAggttatttaaaatattgacCAAAAATACTAATGAGTATAaatcatttgaaaatattctcaTTGAGTTTATGACTCAATTTACTTCTTATTGTAAGGATTAcgaattaaatgataaacTTTATAAACGGGAGTTGGGGAAATACTTGAAAGATGATTACTCTTATAGCTTTAAAGATAAAGCTAACATGATTAAAATTGGGTTTAAAAGCAAgactaaaaaaaaaaataaaagaaatttccGGATTTACCTTCCAGAAGAAATGCCAGATCTTTATGTATATCATCATCAGGTAAATACGTGCGTATTAAATTTAGGAATAATGTCTTTATATCCAGAATTAAAGGTTTTTTTCTATGATGTATTTAAGAGAAAACCAACATATTATTTGTTCCATAGAAAGCCCATCACAATTAGCAGAAAGACTTTATTAAGATCAAATCAACTCTGTAATTTAATGCTTGAACTTACCAATAAATTGGAAAGatcttattatttgttaaataTCGAACAATACAAGTTTACATATCTTCAAGACACAAATACAGTAGGGAAAACAAATTCtacaaaaaaattcattaataattttagtCTAAGTGAATACATACAAAAAAAAGGGTTGGTTAAGCCATTACCATTTCATCCCTATTACTATTCAAATCCATTGGATAttgaaattcaaaatatatttacaaattgGCTATTTATTAGCCATTTTGAAAAGCAAAGTTTGATTAACTCATTAAAGCATTATACAAAAGATATGGAAAAGAAACATAAAGATTTGTTTTTAAATGCAAAacttgatttattaaaaaagttaatttcTGAGGATGAACAAATGTTAAAGAATTATGTTTCTAAAGAAGAGAAACAATCGAAAGATGGATTATTCTtgctttattttcaaaaaagagcaaataaattaaaaaacaaCGTTGAGAAGGTAATCgatcatttaaattcagtggaaaataatatattcaacAATACGAAACTTTATGAATTGATTGACCAAGAAAATCCATCTCCTAAcgtattttctttaattccaataatatatttaaattccaAACTTTGGAATGTTCAAAAacttttatataaataccCTGTTTCACTTAAAGTGAACTTAAAAATGCTTGTAAATTTATCAGAAACTCTTAAAATTGGCGAGAAAAGCCTTGGGGATATTAAAGTTGGAGATATCTCAACCTGTATTAAAGTTACCACcattttttggaaaaatcagggtattaaaataaataatcgAAATTTTAGGATAATTAACCCAGATGATATATCCGAATTATATGAAAAAAGCAACGAATTGTCTGAAATTTACATGGACTATGCAACATTATACTTACTTTGTGTAAAATCAGTTTCACAAAgcttaatttattatagaagaattcttaaatattactttgGAGATAACTTTGATAATTACTGGAAATTCAACATGTTATTAGATAtgaataatgaagaaagcTCCAATAGTTTCCAATATATCAATAAGAAGAATATACATCTTCATTCTCTACCAAATGATTTTATTATGCCAAATTTAACAAAAGGAATATACATCTCAATTTTGAGTGCTTACCTTCTATTGACAGTGGGAGCAGTTTGTATTCAGTCATTAATTAccataatattttaaaaaaaattaaaactCTAATTAAAATTCTACTTAAAATCATAAAGTTAATCAAACTAAGCTTAAAAATGTTTATAATCgcatcaaaaaaaaaggaattcTAGTGATGCATTGGTGGATGAATCGGCAAATTAAACCCAGAATTAATGTTAAAATTACCATTAGACATGTATTGATTAGGATGACACTGAGAAGCTTTATTAGTAACAATTTTCGTGATTGATTCAGAAAATGGGTTTTCTCCAAGTATATTTACTGGCACAGAAgctttaaatgaaaaacaTGTTGGGGAAGAAGGGGGTGAAATCTGAGATTGTTGGTCAGTGTTGGTTTCTAACTCTGGATTATGGCTTTGATTAGCTAAAATTGGAGCCTGATCTGGAAAAGGGCATTGACCACCAGCCAATGGAGTACCGTAATTTGGATTTGCCACTTTTGGCCTTCTTTTacatttctttttgaatacATCTTGAGAAAAACATGCGGGAGAAGAAAAGTCAATTTCAACTTTTGGAGGTTGGATAAGTGGACGAATATTTGGAGATTGGAAAAGCGTGCTAGTTGAGATGTTTGTATGACCACCTTGAGAAATACCTGCTTGATCTTTTGGAGGTCCGTTTCCATCTTCAGCTCCAGATGACTTTTTTTTAGTGAGACATTCTTCTGCCATTGCTGTGAGTAAGTATTTAGCGAGCATTTGAGAGTCCATTCCGAGAGGGTTTGGAACGGTTGGTGCTTGAACTCCAGAGGGACCTGGTATTCCTGGAGCTACTCCAGCAACAATTTCTGGAGAAATTGGAGCTTGAATATGTGGAGGGGGGCCGCCTGCCATTGTGGGTAGTGGCATACCCATTGGGTGAATATTTGTTGGATCGAATTGCATCTGCATATTTGGAGGTGGTGGGAGGTGGGGGGGGTTCATATTCATGTTAGGGATTTGTATTGGGCCTGGAGCTACCATTGGCATTGGCATTGGCATTGGTATTGGCATTGACATCGGCATTGGCATTGGCACTGGCATTGGCATTGGAGTTGGCAAATGCGCTGGAATAGGCATTTGCATGGGCATGGGAGCTGGCATTTGCATATTTTGCGGAGGTAATGGAGGCATTGGAAGTTGATGATGTGGCTGATAAGGAAATGGATTTGGAGTTTGAATCGTTGCTGGCAATGATTGCATTCTACCATTTAACTGCATTTGGGTGGGATAATGTTGTTCTTGCTGATGAATAGAATGGAAAACTGGAATTTGAGGAGCCATTTGAACATATTCATTTGGCTGTTTATGTATTGGGATTGGCTGTAATTGAGCCCCGTGTCCATGGGATGGCATTTGAATTGGGTGAGCCATCATTGGATTTTGATGAGGCTGTGGATACGGCTGCGATAGAGGGATTTGAGGAGGCTGATGAATCTGGATTGGGACTGAACCTCGGAGATCTAGTGGAACTCCTTTTTCCTGGATTGAATTCAACTCAGAAGAAGTTCCATAAATATCAGAGCACGATATATTAGATTCTGGACTTTGttcaatatttatcaaGTTTTTTGATCGTTTTGGGGAAATATTAGTTGAGACAACTCTACTTAAAAcaacattattttcaatatgcCCCTCAGAGATGTAattattaccattattaGGCTTTTCATTGATCTCTTGTTTCTCTTTAATAGAATCAAAGTTTCGGCTATCTAATTCATTCTTATTTACAATTCTGGTTTCTTTCATTGGAGAGTTACTaaaatcttctttattattaatactagaAATATGAGAACTATTATCTATGGAACTCTGACTTGCTGGAGAAGCAAAttgttttttcttcaaGAGTAATTCATTCTCAAGATTTTTAACAGTTGCATCCAACTCATTAAGATTTTCATCTAAGATTTCCATTTCTTGCTTTTCTTTTGGGAACATTTTTCTATCCAATTCTCAAAGGAATATATCACATATAATTCCCACAAATTGTTTATTCTGgcttttttgtttttgtaagaacaatttattcaatttaacAACTAACCACTATCTCCACTAAGttaaatttaaacaattcctctttatttttttactGCCACAAAAAGTGTCAAGTTTTACAGTTGACTGCATCTAAATTCTTACTCCTAGCTACCAGTAAACGAGTGCAAATCCGCCACACGTGGTGCATGCATACACAGATGGATGCATGCGCGCGCCAAAACTCTAACTTAGGCCGGAGTAACCTATATTTGCACACGTAAAggaaaaaagaagaagaaaaaaaaatcaaataactGCATCCAAATAATGGGTGATATTTGCGAGAAAATTACACAGTAATGGACGTAAAGTTTGAAAGGGGGGTcgttaaatttttttttttcttttaattcctTAAGCCAGAATACAAAGACgaataaaaaaatgaaaaatatttgaatgaaaaataaacGAGTTATATACGCAATTCTTGAGAGCGTTTTTacttataatataaaaataaactaTGAATCATTTATAGCTTTTTCTTAATTGAATGAGGTTTACTCATTACGTTTGTAACTCAATCTTAAATAGCATAACTCAGAAACAAAAGCAATCCCTTAGTTGTATAAAAGCATCTAAAATAGATATTTGAATACATAtgattttcttgaattaatatctacctgtttttttttttttttttaatttttttttatgtATACCGGCATTCGCACATGCATGACTAATTTGCATACGTGTCTGCAAATTTGCATGTGGATAACAACTTggtaaatataaaatacaACATATAATCAGGCGGTTGACAggttaaatataaatagaCTATGAAACAAATCTCAAtgttaaattaaataaagttcGGATTAATTTTCCATTCTAGTTTGCTCTTTGGCATTCGAAGAGGATGAAAGTGAGGGAAATAAGTTGGACCATTACTGTGCAATTCTTTTAGGTATACTGCTTTAATAATGTAGTTCATAGTGAATATGCTAATGACAATATTCAAGGTAAATGAAAtgattaaaatataatttgaagAACCCGGAAGGGCGACAATGTTAAGGAATTTGGAAAGTAAAGAGGTTGGTACCAAAGTGATTGCAATAGTCGAAATTatgataaaaaatatttggataaCGAAAAGCTTGTTTGTAAATAGCGAGAGTCTGAATGGTTTAGTTTTGTGGATTGCAATTCCAGTTGCCACATATTGAATACAGGAAACAAGAAAGGTTACAGTGTTTTCAACACACATTTGAAGGCCAGCATTCTCGTTGTTATCAGCATAACTTCTTCCAGATAAATATGGTGTAAATCCTGGCTGTTTGGAAACTACCATAATGTTTATAATAAGGAAGGTCAGTTGAATCACACATTGAGAAACAATTCCAATGATAACATTGCTGCTTAGAATATCTTTATAAGCAGGTATTTCTGATGGAAAACGTTTAGCGCTTTTAGTTAATGTAGCCAATACAGAAATTGGGAGGAAAGTAACAACATCGttccaaataaattgatGGTCTGTGAAGTTTGTACCCTTACTATATAAGTACAGTACTGATGTAAATTGGATGAAGATATATAATACAAAGAACTGGAATGATTGAATTGTTGATGTTAGGGCAGCTCTACCCTCAACAATAATGTCTGGAACTGCTGCAATGtttctttcatttgaaACAAATGAGGCAGCAACAGAAGCCTCGTGATCAGCTATGGCTATTCCAATATTGGCAGATTGTATTGCAAGAATATCATTATTTCCGTCACCACACATACCAACCATTGGATCTGGCTTAAGCTTTTGAAGTAAGTTAATGTGCATGGCTTTATCTTCAGGTGTCATTCTTGAATATACATGACAGTatctaataatgaattcCAAAGCTGATATACGTAATGTTAAGGGGATATCGTTCACCATTGTAACAAAATTAagaatcattaatttctcaaGTTCATTAGCAACTCCAATTGAGCTCtccaaaattatattagaTTTCCTTTGATGTCTGGTGCAGTCAAGATGGTATGGAACGTAATCAGATTTAATAAACTCTTCTCCGTCGTCAGTATCAATAATTATACGTTCAAGACGATTTGAGCTAGACTCACGTGTATTGGATCTTAAAGTCATCCAACATGGTAGACTTTGATGATTGTTTCTTATTTGTCTATAAAATCTCTCAGCTTTTTTAttgtaattaaagaaagagaaagtGTGGTTATTATGATTTGGAGGTCTTTCAGGATCATTGGATAAGTCTAAATATTCAAGTTCAAACGTATTGTGAAGTTTATGAAGTAACCTTAAACATTGTCCTGTGATTAcccaattaatattttcaagtgAATATTTCTCcaatatttcttgaatacTATTAAAAACTTTGATGTTCTTGTAATTACAATTCATCATTGTCCATCTTATACATTCTTCTCCAGATTGAGATCCAATAATATCACCAATTACAATCTTTTTATTAGATTGCCCTCCTCCAATTGAACTATAAGATGAGAATATTCCACATTCTTGAGCAACTGCTACAGAAGTAAAAATATGGTCCCCAGTTGACATTatacaattaatattggCATCTTTAAGAGTTGAAATAACATCAATGGTACTTGGACGAAGTTTATTTGCAAATACCATTAAACCAATGAAGTTAAGTCTTTCCTCTGCTTCATTTCTCGATAAAGTTTCTAAGAAAGATGTAGGATCTTCGTTTGGACAGTTAATATGACCAACAGCAAACCCAAGAATACGCATTCCACATCTTGAATAGTTAATGATGCATTCATCTAAATTCGAAGGAATAGATTCCGGCTGGcaaattgattttaattGTTCAGGACTACCTTTACAAAAAACCAAAAATTCATAAGGTTTAATAGGGTTTCTACAAACTACAGTCATTCTTCGTAGCTTTGAGCAAAATTCATATACCTTAAGAATCTCAAgttcttcaaattcttgtGATCCAAACATATGAGTTCCTTCCCCACGTTCAAAGTATCTTCTAACAGTTCTTGGAGGTGGAAGTTCAGAAAGATCAAAGTTTTCAGGGTTCATAAAGCTGAtatcaatttcaaagtTGCTACATGAATTATTGTTTACTTGCGCAGATAAAGAATCTTTCACAGTATTCTTATTGATTTGATTTGGAGTAGAGtcagaaattgaagattttgaacATGATCTATCAGGTTTAAAGTTCttaccattattattgctattCAGACATTCAGCGTTGCACTCATAATTCTCATTCATACATTGAATATGGTTTCGATTATAATCATCACATAATACCCATCCACTAAACTCGAACATGCACATTTCTAAAGGTTCGCCAACAATTACTCTCGAATTTAGCGACTGCTCTGCAGTATTATTTTCGTTCTTATATTGACTACCAAAACTGTGTGTGTGTTCATTATCTATATAACTCACAGTATGACAAGTTGCAAGAGCTTGAGATAAAAGATGCGTTGCTTGGGATCCTGATGTACATAATCCATCTAGATAAGGTATTGAACCAGGTACTGACGATATACATCCTACGGCGTCTAATCCATCAGTGGTAAGAGTTCCAGTTTTATCAAAAACTACAGTATTTACTTGACCTGCAATATTTACAGAACTTGGATTAGAGCAAGAAACCTTCTTATTCTTAAGTTTCCTTACTGCTACAGTTGAACCTGCAGCAATAGTAGCAGGTAGAGCTGGTGGAGCAACAATTGTgaataaatcaaaagagCGAAGTATGATAATTATTGGTTCTATGCCAATGGTAAATCCTATAGAAGCAGTAATAATTGACCCaattattccaataaaGAAGCAGAATT from Cryptosporidium parvum Iowa II chromosome 8, whole genome shotgun sequence encodes the following:
- a CDS encoding membrane associated protein, signal peptide plus transmembrane domain or GPI anchor at; translated protein: MKLLKQPLTALIVLTLVFSWLFNLRECKEVNTSNLNLKSETNKISYLTEKIDTNIYNRRITHNSEDSEIKQEKKEEIEIKTLESDDLIKINISQNIIHVLRVNFELGNDNLKTQIHWVLLLLILKADKYKERPKGMKQLDDYNDCLYFIKKHHKLLLKSNLSREEKIKSTQRACIAFFDNLFKIKSKWSDISSKEYLQLSRRITSSQLYIRWMELYKVDPPRSQWFILRKLAINQFDEILRLFKILTKNTNEYKSFENILIEFMTQFTSYCKDYELNDKLYKRELGKYLKDDYSYSFKDKANMIKIGFKSKTKKKNKRNFRIYLPEEMPDLYVYHHQVNTCVLNLGIMSLYPELKVFFYDVFKRKPTYYLFHRKPITISRKTLLRSNQLCNLMLELTNKLERSYYLLNIEQYKFTYLQDTNTVGKTNSTKKFINNFSLSEYIQKKGLVKPLPFHPYYYSNPLDIEIQNIFTNWLFISHFEKQSLINSLKHYTKDMEKKHKDLFLNAKLDLLKKLISEDEQMLKNYVSKEEKQSKDGLFLLYFQKRANKLKNNVEKVIDHLNSVENNIFNNTKLYELIDQENPSPNVFSLIPIIYLNSKLWNVQKLLYKYPVSLKVNLKMLVNLSETLKIGEKSLGDIKVGDISTCIKVTTIFWKNQGIKINNRNFRIINPDDISELYEKSNELSEIYMDYATLYLLCVKSVSQSLIYYRRILKYYFGDNFDNYWKFNMLLDMNNEESSNSFQYINKKNIHLHSLPNDFIMPNLTKGIYISILSAYLLLTVGAVCIQSLITIIF
- a CDS encoding hypothetical protein (similar to KOG1924, KOG0307, KOG1985); translated protein: MFPKEKQEMEILDENLNELDATVKNLENELLLKKKQFASPASQSSIDNSSHISSINNKEDFSNSPMKETRIVNKNELDSRNFDSIKEKQEINEKPNNGNNYISEGHIENNVVLSRVVSTNISPKRSKNLINIEQSPESNISCSDIYGTSSELNSIQEKGVPLDLRGSVPIQIHQPPQIPLSQPYPQPHQNPMMAHPIQMPSHGHGAQLQPIPIHKQPNEYVQMAPQIPVFHSIHQQEQHYPTQMQLNGRMQSLPATIQTPNPFPYQPHHQLPMPPLPPQNMQMPAPMPMQMPIPAHLPTPMPMPVPMPMPMSMPIPMPMPMPMVAPGPIQIPNMNMNPPHLPPPPNMQMQFDPTNIHPMGMPLPTMAGGPPPHIQAPISPEIVAGVAPGIPGPSGVQAPTVPNPLGMDSQMLAKYLLTAMAEECLTKKKSSGAEDGNGPPKDQAGISQGGHTNISTSTLFQSPNIRPLIQPPKVEIDFSSPACFSQDVFKKKCKRRPKVANPNYGTPLAGGQCPFPDQAPILANQSHNPELETNTDQQSQISPPSSPTCFSFKASVPVNILGENPFSESITKIVTNKASQCHPNQYMSNGNFNINSGFNLPIHPPMHH
- a CDS encoding cation-transporting ATpase 2 with 8 transmembrane domains gives rise to the protein MQSKVNVSTKEYVTFGGINNCIVYSVISQNNNVESKFHEDSHKFDYPVYITPICRRLYLEKVYLIFQIFTLGIISIICHWFPNFYRWMNFKASTISECDSFLVITKESYYSVVNRNKFFSLNKNFSNDELNLLRFLNILPSQYKFSDLKGQKNSNNNISNSHRTSIINCNNTQICHINSQLFIPSIEITFFTFCGSIYVFDSVLNKFIITIPSLDNNPYSVIRNRFGKLVGSFLNNENTDDSNNMDSIEYIQEDSIRQNLQKIFGKCSCDIPIVPIAYLIKNEILHPFFIFQVCAVCIWFKNSYVEYAIFIILITIVSLINSIYETRCSHIKMNEISKLEYKVSIISRNPTSREPYERTINSSDLLPGDLIILKPGMVLPCDAIILTSNVIVNEAALTGESVPVLKSPIPKYSSELFDFEKDNKHIAYSRTVIMGVQGANNVQGVGLVIRIGFSTLQGRFLQTMYCDVITNRLHYQNDKLYQDSMRFVKFCFFIGIIGSIITASIGFTIGIEPIIIILRSFDLFTIVAPPALPATIAAGSTVAVRKLKNKKVSCSNPSSVNIAGQVNTVVFDKTGTLTTDGLDAVGCISSVPGSIPYLDGLCTSGSQATHLLSQALATCHTVSYIDNEHTHSFGSQYKNENNTAEQSLNSRVIVGEPLEMCMFEFSGWVLCDDYNRNHIQCMNENYECNAECLNSNNNGKNFKPDRSCSKSSISDSTPNQINKNTVKDSLSAQVNNNSCSNFEIDISFMNPENFDLSELPPPRTVRRYFERGEGTHMFGSQEFEELEILKVYEFCSKLRRMTVVCRNPIKPYEFLVFCKGSPEQLKSICQPESIPSNLDECIINYSRCGMRILGFAVGHINCPNEDPTSFLETLSRNEAEERLNFIGLMVFANKLRPSTIDVISTLKDANINCIMSTGDHIFTSVAVAQECGIFSSYSSIGGGQSNKKIVIGDIIGSQSGEECIRWTMMNCNYKNIKVFNSIQEILEKYSLENINWVITGQCLRLLHKLHNTFELEYLDLSNDPERPPNHNNHTFSFFNYNKKAERFYRQIRNNHQSLPCWMTLRSNTRESSSNRLERIIIDTDDGEEFIKSDYVPYHLDCTRHQRKSNIILESSIGVANELEKLMILNFVTMVNDIPLTLRISALEFIIRYCHVYSRMTPEDKAMHINLLQKLKPDPMVGMCGDGNNDILAIQSANIGIAIADHEASVAASFVSNERNIAAVPDIIVEGRAALTSTIQSFQFFVLYIFIQFTSVLYLYSKGTNFTDHQFIWNDVVTFLPISVLATLTKSAKRFPSEIPAYKDILSSNVIIGIVSQCVIQLTFLIINIMVVSKQPGFTPYLSGRSYADNNENAGLQMCVENTVTFLVSCIQYVATGIAIHKTKPFRLSLFTNKLFVIQIFFIIISTIAITLVPTSLLSKFLNIVALPGSSNYILIISFTLNIVISIFTMNYIIKAVYLKELHSNGPTYFPHFHPLRMPKSKLEWKINPNFI